One Bosea sp. 685 DNA segment encodes these proteins:
- a CDS encoding SRPBCC family protein codes for MAKSYFSIVLDNAADDVWAVIRPFDHYAWAGVESETIIEKDKAPDQVSAIRRVTMGETIIRQILLAHSDVERSYTYGFCDPVPFPVRNYTATIRVTPVVETGAAFVEWSATFDCAEHDHDRWTSHFEKEGFAQWLTALRRFMNARKSV; via the coding sequence ATGGCAAAATCCTATTTCAGCATCGTGCTCGACAACGCCGCCGATGACGTCTGGGCGGTCATTCGACCGTTCGACCATTACGCCTGGGCCGGCGTGGAGAGCGAGACAATCATCGAAAAGGACAAGGCTCCCGATCAGGTTTCGGCCATTCGCCGCGTCACCATGGGCGAGACGATCATACGCCAGATATTGCTCGCCCATTCCGATGTCGAGCGCTCCTATACATACGGATTTTGCGACCCCGTCCCCTTTCCCGTGCGCAATTACACAGCGACGATCCGGGTCACGCCCGTCGTCGAAACCGGCGCGGCTTTCGTCGAATGGTCGGCCACCTTCGACTGCGCTGAGCACGACCACGATCGCTGGACGAGCCATTTCGAGAAAGAGGGCTTCGCTCAATGGCTGACGGCGCTCCGCCGTTTCATGAACGCCAGAAAATCTGTCTAG
- a CDS encoding response regulator transcription factor codes for MTKQPSTRIVIADDHPLFRGALRQAVSHALEGADVSEVGSLESLTEALSQGADADLVLLDLTMPGVQGFSGLLFLRADHPEVPVIVVSANDEPTVIRRCIEFGALGFLPKTADVEQMGEAIRAVLAGSVWTPPGVDLSSPVDIEVADMVRRLSTLTPQQVRVLMMLSEGLLNKQIAYELGVSEATVKAHVSAILTKLNVDSRTQAVIAASKIAGTAWATTGASATI; via the coding sequence ATGACGAAGCAGCCTTCGACGCGGATCGTGATCGCGGACGACCATCCCCTGTTCCGGGGCGCGTTGCGGCAGGCCGTCTCGCATGCGCTCGAGGGGGCGGATGTCAGCGAGGTCGGTTCGCTGGAGTCATTGACCGAGGCCTTGTCGCAAGGGGCAGACGCCGATCTCGTCCTGCTCGACCTGACGATGCCGGGCGTGCAGGGCTTTTCCGGCCTGCTTTTCCTGCGCGCTGACCACCCCGAGGTGCCGGTCATCGTGGTCTCGGCCAATGACGAGCCGACCGTGATCCGACGCTGCATCGAGTTCGGAGCGCTCGGTTTCCTGCCGAAGACAGCTGATGTCGAGCAGATGGGCGAGGCGATCCGCGCCGTGCTCGCCGGCAGCGTCTGGACGCCGCCGGGCGTCGACCTGTCCTCGCCGGTCGATATCGAGGTCGCCGACATGGTGCGCCGGCTCTCGACGCTGACGCCGCAGCAGGTGCGCGTGCTGATGATGCTGTCGGAGGGGTTGCTCAACAAGCAGATCGCCTATGAGCTCGGCGTCTCCGAAGCGACCGTGAAGGCGCATGTCTCCGCGATCCTGACCAAGCTCAATGTCGACAGCCGCACGCAGGCCGTGATCGCCGCCTCCAAGATTGCCGGCACGGCCTGGGCGACGACAGGCGCATCCGCGACGATATGA
- a CDS encoding type II toxin-antitoxin system ParD family antitoxin: MDVPIGERWQSFVAAAVETGRYVSASDVVTEGLRLVQEREERLQALREMVEESIARGGSHTGEEVAAAIEAALDEIDIAAPSR, encoded by the coding sequence ATGGACGTCCCAATCGGAGAGCGCTGGCAATCTTTCGTCGCAGCTGCGGTCGAGACCGGCCGCTATGTCTCGGCCAGCGACGTCGTCACCGAGGGGCTGCGCCTCGTGCAAGAGCGCGAGGAGCGTTTGCAGGCCCTGCGCGAAATGGTCGAGGAATCCATCGCGCGTGGCGGCTCGCATACCGGCGAAGAAGTCGCTGCAGCCATAGAAGCGGCACTGGACGAGATCGACATCGCCGCACCAAGCCGCTGA
- a CDS encoding ligase-associated DNA damage response DEXH box helicase, whose protein sequence is MAALSPLPPAFSAWFASRGWSARPHQLALLEEARAGRSTLLVAPTGAGKTLAGFLPSLVELTEPGREREGLHTLYISPLKALAVDIARNLEMPIAEMGLPIKVETRTGDTSAAKRTRQMERPPDILLTTPEQLALLVSHRDAKPFFANLRRIVLDELHALVTSKRGDLLSLDLARLRTLAPQVSAVGLSATVREPADLQSFLGGTKTPAGLVTVTGGAKARIGILQTASRLPLAGHTTGHAMGEIYKAISRHKLTLVFVNTRMQAEFAFQALWSINDDNLPIALHHGSLDVAQRRKVEAAMAAGKLKAVVCTATLDLGIDWGDVDLVVNIGAPKGASRLMQRIGRSNHRMDEPSQALLVPSNRFELLECKAAIEAVAEAAQDTAEPRIGALDVLAQHVLGVACSDGFEAGALYEEVRTASPYAGLMRADFDAVVNFVATGGYALRSYERFAKLRQDKAGLWRASDARVIQQYRMNVGTIVESTMLKVRLGRARTAKPGQPSRISSGGRMLGEIEEYFAETMTPGDTFIFAGEVLRFEGISGNEAICSRAPPGTDPKIPSYNGGKFPLSTFLAARVRAMLANPKEWASLPEEVSSWLHAQRLKSRLPKPGELLVETFPRGGKFYLVAYPFEGRLAHQTLGMLLTRRLERGRMRPLGFVCNDYGIAVWGLGDMTAAIARGALSLGELFAQDMLGDDLEAWLAESALMKRTFRSCAVIAGLIERRFPGQEKSGRQVTMSTDLVYDVLRRHEPEHVLLKAARADAATGLLDIQRLGQMLTRISGHIVHQPLDHVSPLSVSVMLEIGREAVYGEAADEILAEAEAMLIEEAMA, encoded by the coding sequence ATGGCCGCCCTCTCCCCGCTCCCGCCCGCCTTCTCCGCCTGGTTCGCCAGCCGCGGCTGGAGCGCGCGGCCACATCAGCTTGCCCTGTTGGAGGAAGCCCGCGCCGGGCGCTCGACCCTGCTCGTCGCCCCGACCGGCGCCGGCAAGACGCTCGCCGGTTTCCTGCCCTCGCTGGTCGAACTCACCGAGCCTGGCCGCGAGCGCGAAGGGCTGCATACGCTCTACATCTCGCCGCTGAAGGCGCTCGCCGTCGATATCGCGCGCAATCTCGAAATGCCGATCGCGGAGATGGGCCTCCCCATCAAGGTGGAGACCCGCACCGGCGACACCTCGGCGGCCAAGCGCACGCGCCAGATGGAGCGGCCGCCCGACATCCTGCTGACGACGCCGGAGCAATTGGCGCTGCTGGTCTCGCATCGCGACGCGAAACCCTTCTTCGCAAACCTGCGCCGCATCGTGCTCGACGAACTGCACGCGCTCGTGACCTCGAAACGCGGCGACCTGCTCTCGCTCGATCTGGCCCGGCTGCGGACGCTCGCGCCGCAGGTCAGCGCTGTGGGCCTCTCCGCCACGGTGCGCGAGCCGGCCGATCTGCAGAGTTTCCTCGGCGGGACAAAGACCCCGGCAGGCCTCGTCACCGTCACCGGCGGGGCGAAGGCGCGCATCGGCATCCTGCAGACCGCAAGCCGCCTGCCGCTCGCCGGCCACACCACCGGCCACGCCATGGGCGAGATCTACAAGGCGATCAGCCGGCACAAGCTGACGCTGGTCTTCGTCAACACGCGCATGCAGGCGGAATTCGCCTTCCAGGCGCTGTGGAGCATCAATGACGACAACCTGCCGATCGCGCTGCATCACGGCTCGCTCGATGTCGCGCAGCGCCGCAAGGTCGAGGCGGCGATGGCGGCGGGCAAGCTCAAGGCGGTGGTCTGCACTGCGACGCTCGATCTCGGCATCGACTGGGGCGATGTCGATCTCGTCGTCAATATCGGCGCGCCCAAGGGGGCGAGCCGGTTGATGCAGCGCATCGGCCGCTCCAACCACCGCATGGACGAGCCTTCGCAGGCCTTGCTGGTGCCCTCCAACCGCTTCGAGCTGCTGGAGTGCAAGGCCGCGATTGAGGCCGTGGCGGAGGCCGCCCAGGACACCGCCGAACCGCGCATCGGGGCGCTCGACGTGCTGGCCCAGCACGTCCTCGGCGTCGCCTGCTCGGACGGCTTCGAAGCCGGCGCGCTCTATGAGGAGGTCCGCACCGCCTCGCCCTATGCCGGGCTGATGCGGGCCGATTTCGACGCGGTAGTGAACTTCGTCGCGACCGGGGGCTATGCGCTGCGCTCCTATGAGCGCTTTGCCAAGCTGCGGCAGGACAAGGCCGGGCTTTGGCGCGCCAGCGATGCCCGCGTGATCCAGCAATACCGCATGAATGTCGGCACCATCGTCGAATCGACCATGCTCAAGGTGAGGCTCGGGCGGGCGCGAACGGCTAAGCCCGGTCAGCCCTCCCGGATCAGCAGCGGCGGCCGGATGCTGGGCGAGATCGAGGAGTATTTCGCGGAGACGATGACGCCTGGCGACACCTTCATCTTCGCCGGCGAGGTGCTGCGCTTCGAGGGCATCAGCGGCAATGAGGCGATCTGCTCGCGCGCCCCGCCCGGCACCGACCCGAAGATCCCCTCCTATAATGGCGGCAAGTTCCCGCTCTCGACCTTTCTGGCCGCCCGTGTCCGCGCCATGCTGGCGAACCCGAAGGAATGGGCCTCGCTGCCCGAGGAGGTCTCGTCCTGGCTGCATGCGCAGCGCTTGAAATCGCGCCTGCCCAAGCCCGGCGAACTCCTGGTCGAGACCTTTCCGCGCGGCGGCAAGTTCTACCTCGTCGCCTACCCTTTCGAGGGCCGCCTGGCCCATCAGACGCTCGGCATGCTGCTGACGCGGCGGCTGGAGCGGGGGCGGATGCGGCCGCTCGGCTTCGTCTGCAATGATTACGGCATCGCGGTCTGGGGGCTCGGCGACATGACGGCCGCGATCGCGCGCGGGGCACTCAGCCTCGGAGAGCTCTTCGCGCAGGACATGCTCGGTGACGATCTGGAGGCATGGCTGGCCGAATCGGCCTTGATGAAGCGCACCTTCCGCAGCTGCGCCGTCATTGCGGGCCTGATCGAGCGGCGCTTTCCCGGACAGGAAAAGAGCGGCCGCCAGGTCACGATGTCGACCGACCTGGTCTATGATGTGCTGCGCCGGCACGAGCCTGAGCATGTGCTGCTCAAGGCCGCACGCGCCGACGCCGCCACGGGCTTGCTCGACATCCAGCGGCTTGGTCAGATGCTGACACGAATCAGCGGCCATATCGTGCATCAGCCGCTGGATCATGTTTCGCCGCTCAGCGTCTCCGTCATGCTCGAGATCGGGCGCGAGGCGGTCTATGGCGAGGCTGCCGACGAGATCTTGGCGGAGGCCGAAGCGATGCTGATCGAGGAGGCGATGGCGTGA
- a CDS encoding SGNH/GDSL hydrolase family protein — protein MRAAMRFLALNLFAATMLAGATAQAGTFSCRETPIVQPVASLSALSARVAQGPSLTILAIGSSSTEGIGASAKDKTYPARLKALLGKSWPNLQIEIVNAGIGGETAPQTLTRLKTALSARHYDLVIWQVGTNDAVNGGDLDAFKTMVGDGIAMVKQAGVSLAILDPQFFPGVREPERYRDFVEVIANTARGQSVPVFTRYDAMREWYRNDAQAFTSALSSDGFHMSDAGYDCLARDMATALVGMAAPSRAVMAQTAR, from the coding sequence ATGCGCGCCGCGATGCGGTTCCTTGCCTTGAATCTCTTCGCAGCGACGATGTTGGCCGGGGCCACCGCACAGGCGGGGACCTTCTCCTGCCGCGAAACGCCGATCGTGCAGCCTGTCGCTTCTCTCTCTGCCCTCTCCGCGCGGGTCGCGCAGGGCCCTTCGCTGACGATCCTGGCGATCGGCTCCTCCTCGACCGAGGGCATCGGCGCCTCCGCCAAGGACAAGACCTATCCGGCCCGGCTCAAGGCGCTGCTCGGCAAGAGCTGGCCCAATCTCCAAATCGAGATCGTCAATGCCGGCATCGGCGGCGAGACCGCTCCGCAGACGCTCACCCGCCTGAAGACCGCGCTCAGTGCGCGCCATTACGACCTCGTGATCTGGCAGGTCGGCACCAACGACGCCGTCAATGGCGGCGATCTCGACGCCTTCAAGACCATGGTCGGCGACGGCATCGCCATGGTGAAGCAGGCGGGGGTGAGCCTTGCCATCCTCGATCCGCAATTCTTCCCCGGCGTCCGCGAGCCGGAGCGCTATCGCGATTTCGTGGAAGTCATCGCCAACACGGCGCGCGGCCAGAGCGTGCCGGTGTTCACCCGCTACGACGCCATGCGGGAATGGTATCGCAACGACGCCCAGGCCTTCACGAGCGCGCTGTCCTCCGACGGGTTCCATATGAGCGATGCCGGCTATGACTGCCTTGCCCGCGACATGGCGACCGCGCTCGTCGGCATGGCTGCGCCCTCGCGCGCCGTGATGGCGCAGACGGCCCGCTAA
- a CDS encoding class I SAM-dependent DNA methyltransferase has product MIEKGSATHSASSGDLNLDRRYAWAEAALKDGDAAACVEILDQTLAQAYHFTAAWHLYGLAQETLGRNEDAATAWRQCLTLDPNDHFGARLDLARIGALSAEEATSENFSGVLFDGYAERFDSHLVETLRYNAPALLQQALARICQETGKPFRFETVYDLGCGTGLMGEAIRGETGFLAGCDLSPRMIERARAKQQDNGTPLYDKLAVAGLTGFLASRPDASTELVVAADVFVYLGELAAAFAQSARVLKPGGLLAFTVQSHKAEGVIVGADRRFAHAEGWLRERLAQAGLKPLLIEAASTRQDRGAAVPGLVVVAQKS; this is encoded by the coding sequence ATGATCGAAAAGGGTTCCGCCACGCATTCCGCCAGTTCGGGCGATTTGAACCTCGACCGCCGCTATGCCTGGGCGGAGGCTGCGCTCAAAGATGGCGATGCCGCAGCCTGCGTCGAGATCCTCGACCAGACACTGGCGCAAGCCTACCACTTCACCGCCGCCTGGCATCTCTACGGGCTGGCGCAGGAGACGCTCGGCCGCAACGAGGACGCCGCTACCGCCTGGCGGCAATGCCTGACGCTCGACCCCAATGACCATTTCGGCGCGCGACTCGACCTCGCCCGGATCGGCGCGCTCTCCGCCGAGGAGGCGACATCGGAGAATTTCTCCGGCGTGCTGTTCGACGGCTATGCCGAGCGCTTCGACAGCCATCTGGTCGAGACCCTCCGCTACAACGCCCCTGCCCTTCTGCAGCAGGCGCTCGCCCGCATCTGTCAGGAGACGGGCAAACCTTTCCGTTTCGAGACCGTCTATGATCTCGGGTGCGGCACCGGGCTGATGGGCGAGGCGATCCGGGGAGAGACCGGTTTCCTCGCCGGCTGCGATCTCTCGCCGCGCATGATCGAGCGGGCGCGGGCGAAGCAGCAGGACAATGGCACGCCGCTCTACGACAAGCTCGCGGTCGCCGGCCTGACCGGCTTCCTGGCGAGCCGGCCGGACGCCTCGACCGAGCTCGTCGTCGCGGCGGATGTCTTCGTTTATCTCGGCGAACTCGCGGCCGCCTTCGCGCAGAGCGCACGCGTGCTGAAACCGGGCGGCCTGCTCGCCTTCACCGTGCAGAGCCATAAGGCTGAGGGCGTGATCGTCGGAGCCGACCGGCGCTTCGCCCATGCCGAGGGCTGGCTGCGCGAGCGACTGGCGCAGGCGGGGCTGAAGCCGCTGCTGATCGAAGCCGCAAGCACGCGGCAGGATCGCGGCGCAGCGGTGCCGGGGCTAGTCGTGGTGGCGCAGAAGAGCTGA
- a CDS encoding type II toxin-antitoxin system RelE/ParE family toxin encodes MRRLRYNDAARDDLLAIARYIRLSSGNSEIARSFVSSLRIQCEKIAALPGTIGRTRSELRSDLRSFAFKGYVILFRYVEDTVEVVNILERHRDIAAEFKTEQS; translated from the coding sequence ATGCGGCGGCTTCGGTATAATGACGCAGCTCGAGATGACCTTCTCGCGATAGCGCGATATATTCGCCTGAGCAGCGGCAACAGCGAAATCGCGCGTTCATTCGTAAGCAGCTTACGAATTCAGTGCGAGAAGATCGCTGCGTTGCCGGGAACGATTGGACGGACTCGCTCCGAACTTCGGTCGGACCTTCGAAGCTTTGCCTTCAAGGGCTATGTCATCCTCTTCCGGTATGTCGAAGACACGGTCGAGGTCGTCAATATCCTCGAACGCCATCGCGATATCGCAGCCGAGTTCAAGACCGAGCAGTCTTGA
- a CDS encoding ligase-associated DNA damage response exonuclease translates to MTLARQRSQNLRPSELLIPTPAGLYCPLADIHIDPVRSVARALITHGHSDHARAGHGAVLATRETLAIMALRYGEGFAGERQEAVLGAVTRIGAVDFRFVPAGHVLGSAQIVVEARGLRIVVSGDYKRERDPTCAGFEPVPCDIFITEATFGLPVFRHPPAHLEVAKLLESVRLFPERTHIVGAYSLGKAQRVMALIREAGFERPLYIHGAMETLTEFYLSEGAALGEIRKVAATDRKSLGGEIVICPPSAIQDLWARKFPDPVTAFASGWMRIRARARQRGVELPLIISDHADWDALQATIREVQAGEIWVTHGEADALVHWCGTVGLKAKPLHLVGYGDEGEAEPAGETDNAVAS, encoded by the coding sequence ATGACACTGGCCAGACAGCGCTCCCAGAACCTGCGCCCTTCGGAGTTGCTGATCCCGACGCCGGCCGGGCTCTATTGCCCGCTGGCCGACATCCATATCGATCCGGTGCGCTCCGTGGCGCGGGCGCTGATCACGCATGGCCATTCCGATCATGCGCGCGCCGGCCATGGCGCGGTGCTGGCGACGCGCGAGACGCTTGCCATCATGGCGCTGCGCTATGGCGAAGGCTTTGCGGGCGAGCGGCAGGAGGCCGTTCTTGGCGCGGTGACGCGGATCGGCGCGGTCGATTTCCGTTTCGTGCCGGCCGGGCATGTGCTGGGCTCGGCCCAGATCGTGGTCGAGGCCAGGGGCCTGCGCATCGTCGTCTCCGGCGACTACAAGCGCGAGCGCGACCCGACCTGCGCCGGTTTCGAGCCGGTGCCATGCGACATCTTCATCACCGAGGCGACGTTCGGCCTGCCGGTGTTCCGGCATCCGCCGGCGCATCTGGAGGTGGCGAAACTGCTGGAATCCGTCCGGCTCTTTCCGGAGCGCACCCATATCGTCGGGGCCTATTCGCTGGGCAAGGCGCAGCGCGTCATGGCGCTGATCCGCGAGGCCGGTTTCGAGCGGCCGCTCTACATCCATGGCGCGATGGAAACGCTGACCGAGTTCTACCTGTCGGAAGGGGCTGCTTTGGGCGAAATCCGCAAGGTCGCCGCGACCGACCGGAAATCCTTGGGTGGCGAGATCGTGATCTGCCCACCAAGCGCGATCCAGGATCTCTGGGCCCGCAAATTTCCCGATCCCGTCACCGCCTTCGCCTCGGGCTGGATGCGGATCAGGGCGCGCGCCCGGCAGAGAGGCGTCGAACTGCCCCTGATCATCTCCGACCATGCCGATTGGGACGCTCTCCAGGCGACCATCCGGGAGGTCCAGGCCGGTGAGATCTGGGTCACGCATGGCGAGGCCGACGCGCTGGTGCATTGGTGCGGCACGGTTGGCCTCAAGGCCAAGCCGCTGCATCTGGTTGGCTATGGCGACGAAGGCGAGGCCGAGCCGGCCGGGGAGACGGATAATGCCGTCGCCAGTTGA
- a CDS encoding DUF6460 domain-containing protein: MANGNIEGFLGGSVLSVLVRLIFISLLVGAAMAFLGLSPRGLYEVVARFIRSLGDLGFGAVREVGQWVIAGALIVVPLWLLSRLFAARR; the protein is encoded by the coding sequence ATGGCGAATGGCAATATCGAAGGCTTTCTCGGCGGCTCCGTGCTCAGCGTCCTGGTCCGATTGATCTTCATCTCGCTGCTCGTGGGCGCGGCGATGGCGTTTCTCGGCTTGTCGCCGCGCGGGCTTTATGAGGTCGTGGCGCGCTTCATCCGCTCCCTCGGGGATCTCGGCTTCGGGGCCGTCCGCGAGGTCGGGCAATGGGTCATCGCCGGTGCGCTGATCGTGGTGCCGCTCTGGCTGCTCTCGCGCCTGTTCGCGGCGCGGCGCTAG
- a CDS encoding DUF952 domain-containing protein translates to MPLIYKICPEALWREAEISGRFNGAPIDLADGYIHFSTGAQARDTAAKHFLGQRDLLLIAVEASRLGEALRHEPSRGGALFPHLYASLDPKSVRWIAPLPLATDGSYLFPEDVA, encoded by the coding sequence ATGCCGCTCATCTACAAGATCTGCCCTGAAGCCTTGTGGCGCGAAGCCGAGATTTCGGGTCGTTTCAATGGCGCGCCTATCGATCTGGCCGACGGCTACATCCATTTCTCGACCGGAGCGCAGGCGCGGGACACCGCGGCGAAGCACTTCCTCGGCCAGCGCGACCTGCTGCTGATCGCGGTCGAGGCTTCACGCCTTGGCGAGGCCTTGCGTCATGAGCCCTCGCGCGGCGGGGCGCTGTTCCCCCATCTCTACGCCTCGCTCGATCCCAAATCCGTCCGCTGGATCGCGCCGCTTCCGCTGGCGACCGACGGCAGCTATCTCTTTCCGGAGGATGTCGCGTGA
- a CDS encoding cisplatin damage response ATP-dependent DNA ligase, with protein MNRFAWLLDRLAYEPRRNAKLALIADYLRTTPDPDRGLALAAMTGGLVFRNAKAGLIRALIAERADPVLFALSYDYVGDLSETVALMWPARHGANDVPHLPDVVAGLRNAGKTDLPRLVAGWLDALDETGRWALLKLITGALRIGVSARLAKTAAASLGGVAPDEVEQVWHGLEPPYTALFAWLEGRAPRPEASDPASFRPVMLSHPVEEGDFDKLDPADFSAEWKWDGIRVQAVSGTRPDGSRLTRLYSRTGEDIAGAFPDLVEALTRDGALDGELLVMRDGAVQSFNTLQQRLNRKTVTVKMLAEFPAHIRVYDLLVDGDEDIRELPLIERRARLEAFLGRLGSERFDLSRIIPFGSWDDLTAARADPAAAGAGADAEAVEGCMIKRSDSPYLPGRPKGYWWKWKREARLVDCVLMYAQRGHGKRSSFYSDYTFGVWRESSEGQELVPVGKAYFGFTDEELVEIDRYVRKNTLNRFGPVREVTHDTESGLVFEVAFEGLQRSTRHKSGLAMRFPRINRIRWDKPPGEADRIEALERLLPAEG; from the coding sequence ATGAACCGCTTCGCCTGGCTGCTCGACCGCCTGGCCTATGAGCCGCGCCGCAACGCCAAGCTCGCCTTGATCGCCGATTATCTGCGCACGACGCCCGATCCCGATCGCGGCCTGGCGCTGGCGGCGATGACGGGCGGGCTGGTCTTCCGCAACGCCAAGGCGGGCCTGATTCGCGCGCTGATTGCCGAGCGGGCCGATCCTGTCCTGTTTGCGCTGTCCTATGATTATGTCGGCGATCTCTCTGAGACGGTTGCATTGATGTGGCCGGCCAGGCACGGCGCCAATGACGTGCCGCATCTGCCGGACGTGGTTGCCGGCCTGCGCAATGCCGGCAAGACCGATCTTCCCCGCCTCGTCGCCGGCTGGCTCGATGCGCTCGACGAGACCGGGCGCTGGGCCTTGCTCAAGCTCATCACCGGCGCGCTGCGCATCGGCGTCTCGGCGCGCCTGGCCAAGACCGCCGCCGCCAGCCTCGGTGGCGTGGCGCCCGACGAGGTCGAGCAGGTCTGGCATGGGCTGGAGCCGCCCTATACCGCACTCTTCGCCTGGCTGGAGGGCAGGGCGCCGCGGCCGGAAGCCAGCGATCCCGCGTCGTTCCGCCCGGTCATGCTGTCGCACCCGGTCGAGGAGGGCGATTTCGACAAGCTCGACCCGGCTGATTTCAGCGCCGAATGGAAATGGGACGGCATCCGTGTCCAGGCGGTCAGCGGCACAAGGCCAGATGGCTCGCGCCTGACGCGGCTCTATTCTCGCACCGGCGAGGACATTGCCGGCGCTTTTCCCGATCTCGTCGAGGCTCTGACGCGCGATGGCGCGCTCGACGGCGAGTTGCTGGTGATGCGCGATGGCGCGGTCCAGAGCTTCAACACCTTGCAGCAGCGCCTGAACCGCAAGACGGTAACAGTGAAGATGCTGGCGGAATTCCCCGCCCATATCCGCGTCTACGACCTGCTGGTCGATGGCGATGAGGATATTCGCGAGCTGCCGCTGATCGAGCGTCGCGCCCGGCTGGAGGCTTTCCTCGGCAGGCTCGGCAGCGAGCGCTTCGATCTCTCGCGGATCATTCCTTTCGGGAGCTGGGACGATCTCACCGCTGCCCGCGCCGACCCTGCTGCTGCCGGCGCGGGCGCTGATGCGGAAGCCGTCGAAGGCTGCATGATCAAGCGCAGCGATTCGCCCTATCTGCCGGGGCGACCCAAGGGCTATTGGTGGAAATGGAAGCGTGAGGCCAGGCTGGTCGATTGCGTGCTGATGTATGCCCAGCGTGGCCACGGCAAGCGCTCCTCGTTTTATTCCGACTACACCTTCGGCGTTTGGCGCGAGAGCTCGGAGGGGCAGGAGCTGGTGCCGGTCGGCAAGGCCTATTTCGGTTTCACCGATGAGGAGCTGGTCGAAATCGACCGCTATGTGCGCAAGAACACGCTGAACCGCTTCGGCCCTGTGCGGGAGGTCACGCATGACACCGAAAGCGGCCTCGTTTTCGAGGTCGCTTTTGAGGGATTGCAGCGCTCGACCCGGCATAAATCCGGGCTCGCCATGCGTTTTCCCCGCATTAATCGCATCCGCTGGGACAAGCCACCTGGAGAGGCAGACCGGATCGAGGCGCTGGAACGGCTCCTGCCGGCCGAAGGCTGA
- a CDS encoding quinone-dependent dihydroorotate dehydrogenase: MIGALFNLARPLIHRLDAETAHRMTVAALAVAPALKPAADDPVLATQAFGLSFTNPVGLAAGFDKHAEAVDGALGLGFGFVEVGGVTPLPQPGNPRPRVFRLTEDEAVINRYGLNSEGMEAVAARLQARRGRSGIVGVNLGANKDSADRSADYAVLARRLAPVADFLTINISSPNTPGLRDLQAESALDDLIARALAARDEAANSAGRRTPMLLKIAPDLSLPELDGIVAVARKRGIDGMIVSNTTVARPTTLRNAAKAETGGLSGKPLFLPSTRLLAESFLRVERQFPLIGVGGIDSTATAFAKIRAGADLVQFYSALVFHGPALAATIKAGLTAEARKTGVGRLSALVGRDAAAIARGETL, encoded by the coding sequence GTGATCGGCGCCCTGTTCAATCTCGCCCGCCCGCTGATCCACCGGCTCGACGCCGAGACGGCCCATCGCATGACGGTCGCGGCGCTCGCCGTCGCGCCGGCGTTGAAGCCTGCCGCCGACGACCCGGTCCTGGCGACGCAGGCCTTCGGCCTCTCCTTCACCAACCCGGTCGGCCTCGCGGCCGGCTTCGACAAGCATGCCGAAGCGGTGGACGGCGCGCTGGGCCTGGGCTTCGGCTTCGTCGAGGTCGGTGGCGTCACGCCTCTGCCCCAGCCGGGCAATCCGCGCCCGCGCGTCTTCCGATTGACCGAGGACGAGGCGGTGATCAACCGCTACGGCCTCAACAGCGAGGGCATGGAAGCGGTCGCTGCGCGGCTCCAGGCGCGGCGCGGCCGTAGCGGCATCGTCGGCGTCAATCTCGGAGCCAACAAGGACTCCGCCGACCGCTCCGCCGATTATGCCGTGCTCGCGCGGCGGCTGGCACCCGTCGCCGACTTCCTGACGATCAACATCTCCTCGCCCAACACGCCGGGCCTGCGCGATCTGCAGGCCGAATCGGCGCTCGACGACCTGATCGCGCGGGCGCTGGCCGCACGGGACGAGGCGGCAAACAGCGCCGGCCGTCGTACGCCCATGCTTCTCAAGATCGCGCCGGATCTGAGCCTGCCCGAGCTCGACGGCATCGTCGCGGTGGCGCGCAAGCGCGGCATCGACGGCATGATCGTCTCGAACACGACGGTGGCGCGCCCGACAACCCTGCGCAATGCGGCGAAGGCCGAGACCGGAGGGCTCTCGGGCAAGCCACTCTTCCTGCCCTCGACCAGGCTGCTCGCCGAGAGCTTCCTGCGCGTCGAGCGCCAGTTCCCGCTGATCGGCGTCGGCGGCATCGATTCGACCGCGACCGCCTTCGCCAAGATCCGGGCCGGCGCCGATCTCGTGCAGTTCTACTCGGCCCTGGTCTTCCACGGGCCGGCGCTGGCCGCGACCATCAAGGCAGGCCTCACGGCCGAGGCCCGCAAGACGGGCGTCGGCAGGCTCAGCGCCCTTGTCGGACGCGATGCCGCCGCGATCGCGCGCGGCGAGACACTCTAG